In Streptococcus uberis, a single window of DNA contains:
- a CDS encoding helix-turn-helix domain-containing protein: MRKRSLREIRKHRRLTQEELALQTGISIRTIARYEKDVAMLRRAKYEKLRLIAAALSVSVDDIFLDDTSVFMKLKH; the protein is encoded by the coding sequence GTGAGAAAAAGAAGTTTACGAGAAATAAGAAAACATCGTCGACTAACTCAAGAAGAATTGGCTCTACAGACAGGGATTTCCATTAGAACCATAGCTCGTTATGAAAAGGATGTTGCCATGCTTAGACGTGCTAAATATGAAAAACTTAGACTCATTGCAGCGGCTTTATCCGTATCTGTTGATGATATTTTTTTAGACGACACTTCGGTTTTTATGAAATTAAAACACTAA